One Pempheris klunzingeri isolate RE-2024b chromosome 22, fPemKlu1.hap1, whole genome shotgun sequence DNA segment encodes these proteins:
- the tprkb gene encoding EKC/KEOPS complex subunit TPRKB encodes MHSTHNLELFPDYTVTQMLFKEVTNAADLRQSAMAGKINGALINPTMLVSPFQVLVAVNKAVNLQKTGKMKTRSLYSEIIFNLSPTNNISEAFRRFGISDGNDSVLVVLVHTKDESQPLSDITDKVNGRQVPVEDVSSLSDHEKIKKLYKITPQEEKCGNLLDAIVCRMATKDVM; translated from the exons ATGCATTCAACACATAATCTAGAGCTTTTTCCCGACTACACAGTGACTCAGATGCTTTTCAAAGAGGTCACAAATGCCGCAGATTTGAGACAAAGTGCGATGGCGGGTAAAATAAACGGTGCCTTGATCAACCCGACGATG CTGGTGAGTCCTTTCCAAGTGCTGGTGGCTGTCAACAAAGCTGTCAACCTgcagaaaactggaaaaatgaAGACCAGAAGTTTGTACTCAGAAATAATCTTCAACCTGTCACCTACTAATAAT ATCTCAGAGGCCTTTAGACGGTTTGGGATCTCAGATGGAAACGACTCGGTCCTGGTGGTCCTGGTTCACACCAAAGACGAGTCCCAGCCTCTGTCAGACATCACAGACAAGGTGAACGGACGGCAGGTTCCAGTGGAGGATGTTTCCTCGCTGTCAGACCATGAAAAAATCAAAAAG cTGTATAAAATCACTCCCCAGGAGGAGAAGTGTGGGAATCTGCTGGACGCCATTGTATGCAGGATGGCCACCAAGGATGTTATGTAG
- the srr gene encoding L-threonine ammonia-lyase, translated as MDEVSADAVTLDLLREARETVRSSPLGVINTPMIPWGQTTLPLDVRCNIHIKLENMQRTGSFKIRGVASQFSRRPKGGPFVTMSAGNYGKSFAYASKHYGTKGKVVMPETAPVSRSVLIQSFGVEVERVPTSSLMNVVNRCVQEDNMTFLHSYDDLDLIAGHASLGLEVLEVMPEPDVVVVCCGGGGLLAGVAAAIKLSGCDKTRIYGVEPEGACTMYKSFIEKKPVGMETKSIASGLAPPSAGTLPFQLCRRYVEGIVLVNDEEIKAAVSILYRSGIVVEPSGSAAFAAIVNNKIPELEGKNVVCILSGGNIGKDELVNFPD; from the exons ATGGACGAGGTATCTGCAGATGCCGTCACCCTGGATCTGCTGAGAGAGGCCAGGGAGACGGTGAGAAGCAGCCCCCTGGGCGTCATCAACACTCCCATGATCCCCTGGGGCCAGACGACCCTGCCTCTCGACGTCCGCTGCAACATCCACATCAAACtggagaacatgcagaggacTG GGTCCTTTAAGATCAGAGGGGTGGCCAGTCAGTTTTCCAGGAGGCCCAAGGGTGGTCCTTTTGTCACCATGTCTGCTGGGAACTATGGGAAGTCTTTTGCGTACGCCTCAAAGCACTATGGGACAAAGGGCAAGGTGGTGATGCCAGAAACTGCCCCAGTGTCCAGATCCGTCCTCATACAG AGTTTCGGCGTGGAGGTGGAGCGAGTTCCCACCTCATCTCTGATGAATGTGGTGAACCGCTGTGTTCAGGAGGACAACATGACCTTCCTGCACTCCTATGATGACCTGGATCTGATCGCAGGACACGCCAG TTTAGGTTTGGAAGTGCTGGAGGTGATGCCCGAGCcggatgtggtggtggtgtgctGTGGTGGAGGGGGGCTGCTGGCCGGAGTAGCTGCTGCCATCAAACTGTCAGGCTGCGATAAGACGAGAATCTACGGTGTGGAACCAGAAGGAG CCTGCACCATGTACAAAAGTTTCATCGAGAAGAAGCCAGTGGGAATGGAGACCAAGAGCATCGCCTCAGGACTCGCACCACCTTCTGCTG GCACGCTGCCCTTCCAGTTGTGTCGGCGTTACGTTGAGGGAATCGTCCTTGTAAACGATGAAGAGATCAAGGCGGCGGTGTCGATCCTCTACAGGTCCGGGATCGTGGTGGAGCCGTCGGGCTCAGCTGCGTTCGCCGCCATCGTTAACAACAAGATACCCGAGCTGGAGGGCAAGAACGTGGTGTGCATCCTCAGCGGAGGGAACATCGGAAAAGACGAGCTTGTTAACTTCCCAGACTGA
- the trmu gene encoding mitochondrial tRNA-specific 2-thiouridylase 1, which produces MGIIRHVVCAMSGGVDSSVAALLLKRRGYGVTGVFMKNWDTLDERGVCTTEVDCEDAYRVCQSLDIPFHQVSYVKEYWHEVFSNLLKEYENGRTPNPDIMCNKHIKFNHFHKYAVNTLGADAMATGHYARTSQEDEEVFQQTYTAPSTTLFRDRFEIRNPVRMYKGADLLKDQTFFLSQISQEALRQTMFPLAGLTKEFVKKIAAEAGFHHVLKRKESMGICFIGERNFENFILEYLEPKPGNFVSIEDGKIMGTHKGWFTLTLGQRAKIGGQRDAWFVVDKDITTGDVFVAPTTNHPALFRDTVRTSRFHWIAVDPPPELARTQMMECHFRFIHQMPLTPCTVTLNMNGSVWISLSQPVRALTPGQFAVLYKGDECLGSGKIIQLGPSEHTLQRGRERLMSAAQTKEQQTPEPAS; this is translated from the exons atggGGATTATAAGACACGTCGTGTGCGCCATGTCGGGCGGCGTCGACAGCTCCGTGGCTGCGTTGTTGCTAAAGAGAAGAG GTTATGGCGTAACAGGAGTTTTTATGAAGAACTGGGACACGCTGGATGAGAGAGGGGTGTGCACGACAGAGGTAGACTGTGAGGACGCCTACAGGGTGTGTCAGAGCCTGGACATCCCCTTCCATCAGGTGTCTTATGTCAAAGAGTACTGGCATGaagtgttcag TAATCTACTGAAGGAATATGAGAATGGCAGGACGCCAAACCCAGATATAATGTGCAACAAGCACATCAAATTCAACCATTTCCACAAGTATGCCGTCAACACTCTGG gTGCTGATGCCATGGCGACAGGCCACTACGCCAGGACGTCACAGGAAGACGAAGAAGTTTTCCAACAGACGTACACGGCTCCGTCTACCACTCTCTTCCGAGATCGATTTGAGATTAGAAATC CGGTGAGGATGTACAAAGGAGCAGACCTCCTCAAAGACCAAACCTTCTTCCTCAGTCAGATCTCCCAGGAGGCCTTGCGACAGACGATGTTCCCGCTGGCCGGACTCACCAAAGAGTTTGTGAAAAAGATCGCTGCCGAGGCCGGGTTTCACCATGTACTGAAGAGAAAAGAG AGCATGGGCATCTGCTTCATTGGAGAGAGGAATtttgaaaactttattttggAG TACCTGGAACCTAAACCAGGAAACTTTGTCTCCATTGAGGACGGGAAAATCATGGGAACCCATAAAG GCTGGTTCACTCTGACGCTGGGCCAGAGGGCGAAGATAGGAGGGCAGAGAGACGCCTGGTTTGTGGTGGACAAAGACATCACTACCGGAGATGTGTTTGTG GCTCCAACAACCAATCACCCGGCACTTTTCCGTGACACGGTGCGGACAAGCCGCTTCCACTGGATAGCAGTGGACCCGCCTCCTGAACTGGCCCGGACCCAGATGATGGAGTGTCATTTCCGCTTCATCCACCAGATGCCGCTCA CTCCCTGCACTGTGACGCTGAACATGAACGGCTCTGTGTGGATCTCACTCTCTCAGCCAGTCAGAGCTCTGACACCTGGACAG TTTGCTGTGCTCTACAAAGGAGACGAGTGTCTGGGTAGTGGGAAGATCATCCAGCTGGGGCccagtgaacacacactgcagcgGGGCAGAGAACGGTTGATGTCAGCCGCGCAGACCAAGGAGCAGCAGACCCCCGAACCAGCCAGCTGA